A single region of the Leisingera thetidis genome encodes:
- a CDS encoding adenylate/guanylate cyclase domain-containing protein yields MPDKPQRRLAAIFVLDVSGFSRLMAEDEAGTLNQVLAQQQSLIAPSVRSHEGRIVKLMGDGVLAIFPSVISAVEAAAEIQAGAARNRHLRLRIGINLGEVLIARGDVYGDEVNIAARLEALAPVGGVALSAAAYAQVRGRIPYGFEDLGLHEVKSLPEPVQVYALGEELTSLPGLRKAEAAAQTRTAPPPPPPRKRAGGVAWAAAAACLVLAAAGGVWWAAGLPGLRDQGQAAGQALQARPLVAVLPFTAAAEPQELARALSGEVIRALAAAPGLAVVAADSSLAAAGLPPEQAAALLGTQNLISGVMAGAPLQGVRLQIRSVSGQAALPARPQASLPALTAAAASDILTYFNQPVPDSPAEPVPDQALIELLSARSKLAAGQRAEAGRAVSQALLLAPGLTEAEALQAEIELDLLTGPLAGLPQRAARAARQLEGRPETPGTLRIRAIAAQFGGAPETALKYAQVLEQSYPNDADGHLLRAWLLQLAGQREAAERAFAAAVRLNPVPPAIYHTLRAEMLFAAGQEEAAIASAGAALELEPGARLAQAVRCAGLATLGRFDEAGKACAQLQAEGLTLDQAAAAFPYGTEGGAGRRLRTGLSLAGLPGRP; encoded by the coding sequence CTTCGGTCCGCAGCCACGAGGGCCGCATCGTCAAGCTGATGGGAGACGGGGTGCTGGCCATCTTCCCCAGCGTGATCTCGGCGGTGGAGGCGGCGGCGGAAATCCAGGCCGGTGCCGCCCGCAACCGCCATCTGCGGCTCAGGATCGGCATCAACCTGGGCGAGGTGCTGATTGCCCGCGGCGATGTCTACGGCGACGAGGTCAATATCGCCGCCCGGCTGGAGGCGCTGGCGCCGGTCGGCGGGGTGGCGCTGTCGGCTGCGGCCTACGCGCAGGTACGCGGCCGTATCCCTTACGGTTTCGAGGATCTGGGTTTGCATGAGGTCAAGAGCCTGCCCGAACCGGTGCAGGTCTATGCGCTGGGGGAGGAGCTGACGTCGCTGCCGGGTCTGCGGAAGGCGGAAGCAGCGGCGCAGACCCGGACCGCGCCGCCGCCGCCGCCACCGCGCAAACGGGCCGGCGGCGTTGCCTGGGCGGCTGCGGCAGCGTGCCTTGTCCTGGCGGCGGCAGGCGGTGTCTGGTGGGCAGCCGGCCTGCCGGGGCTGCGGGACCAGGGGCAGGCCGCCGGTCAAGCCTTGCAGGCCCGGCCGCTGGTTGCGGTGCTGCCCTTTACCGCCGCGGCGGAGCCGCAGGAACTGGCCCGGGCCCTGTCCGGCGAAGTCATCCGCGCGCTGGCTGCAGCCCCCGGTCTGGCGGTGGTGGCCGCGGACAGCAGCCTCGCGGCGGCCGGATTGCCGCCGGAACAGGCGGCGGCGCTGCTGGGCACGCAGAACCTGATCAGCGGTGTCATGGCCGGCGCGCCGCTGCAGGGAGTCCGGCTGCAGATCCGCAGTGTTTCCGGGCAGGCAGCCCTGCCGGCCCGTCCGCAGGCAAGCCTGCCCGCCCTGACCGCGGCGGCCGCGTCGGATATCCTCACTTATTTCAACCAGCCGGTGCCGGACAGCCCTGCGGAACCGGTCCCGGATCAGGCATTGATTGAGCTTCTGTCTGCCCGCAGCAAGCTGGCCGCCGGGCAGCGGGCCGAGGCCGGCCGGGCGGTGAGCCAGGCGCTGCTGCTGGCCCCGGGGCTGACAGAGGCGGAAGCGCTGCAGGCCGAGATTGAGCTGGATCTTCTGACCGGGCCGCTTGCCGGCCTGCCGCAGCGCGCCGCCAGGGCTGCCCGGCAGCTGGAGGGCCGCCCGGAGACGCCGGGCACCCTGCGCATCCGCGCCATCGCGGCGCAATTCGGCGGCGCGCCGGAGACGGCTCTGAAGTATGCCCAGGTTCTTGAGCAGTCGTATCCCAACGACGCCGATGGCCATCTGCTGCGGGCCTGGCTGCTGCAGCTGGCGGGGCAGCGCGAGGCCGCGGAGCGCGCCTTTGCTGCCGCGGTACGGCTCAATCCGGTGCCGCCTGCGATCTATCATACGCTGCGGGCGGAAATGCTGTTTGCCGCCGGTCAGGAGGAGGCCGCCATTGCCTCTGCGGGCGCGGCTCTGGAGCTTGAACCCGGTGCCCGGCTGGCCCAGGCGGTGCGCTGCGCGGGGCTGGCCACGCTGGGCCGGTTTGACGAGGCTGGAAAGGCCTGCGCGCAGCTGCAGGCGGAGGGGCTGACGCTGGACCAGGCGGCTGCTGCCTTCCCGTATGGCACCGAAGGCGGGGCCGGGCGGCGGCTGCGCACCGGTCTCAGCCTGGCGGGGCTGCCGGGGCGCCCGT